A section of the Oreochromis niloticus isolate F11D_XX linkage group LG9, O_niloticus_UMD_NMBU, whole genome shotgun sequence genome encodes:
- the slc51a gene encoding organic solute transporter subunit alpha isoform X2, with translation MQPEFGVFDYILYGILTFMATVSLLVFLEECIYIYKKVPANKKSLIVWVNGAAPAIGTMSCLGMWFPRSTMFTDMFSGCYFAIVVFKFLILMVEEVGGDEAFLKRAGKYKLKISTGPCCCCCCCLPDVAITRRSLFLLKLGSFQFAVLKTAFTIFSIVLYTNGNYDIKKISADGDAIWINSFVGVLTITGLWPVGITFIHLKNTLRTIKIIPKYAMYQLLLILTQLQTAIINILGSNGTIACSPPFPSSIRGYMMSQQLLIMEMFIITMVTRLLYRRQYDPLPEEQDANENTRMTDLTQSP, from the exons ATGCAACCAG AGTTTGGTGTCTTTGACTACATCCTGTACGGCATCTTGACCTTCATGGCAACAGTTTCTTTGCTGGTCTTCTTAGAGGAATGTATCTACATCTATAAGAAAGTACCTGCCAATAAGAAGAGTCTCATCGTCTGGGTGAATGGAGCAGCACCG GCGATTGGCACCATGTCATGTCTGGGGATGTGGTTCCCCAGATCTACCATGTTTACTGATATGTTCTCCGGCtg TTACTTTGCCATCGTGGTGTTCAAGTTCCTGATCCTGATGGTGGAAGAGGTGGGTGGCGACGAGGCGTTTTTGAAGCGTGCAGGAAAATATAAACTGAAGATCAGCACGGGGccttgttgctgctgctgctgttgcctgCCAGACGTGGCCATCACACG ACGCTCTCTCTTCCTGCTCAAACTTGGCTCCTTCCAGTTTGCCGTCCTGAAGACTGCCTTCACCATCTTTTCCATTGTTCTCTACACCAACGGCAACTATGATATAAAGAAA ATAAGCGCTGATGGAGATGCAATATGGATCAACAGTTTTGTAGGCGTCTTGACAATCACAGGTTTGTGGCCTGTTGGCATCACATTCATACACCTGAAGAACACCCTGCGAACAATAAAGATCATCCCGAAATACGCCATGTATCAG CTGCTCCTGATTCTTACCCAGCTGCAGACAGCTATTATCAACATCTTGGGCTCGAATGGCACCATCGCCTGCTCTCCACCTTTCCCCTCGTCGATCAGAGGATACA TGATGAGCCAGCAGCTGCTGATCATGGAGATGTTCATCATAACGATGGTAACACGGCTGCTCTATCGACGACAGTACGATCCTTTACCTGAAGAGCAGGATGCCAATGAAAACACCAGGATGACTGACTTAACACAGTCTCCATGA
- the slc51a gene encoding organic solute transporter subunit alpha isoform X1, which yields MDGKGTETAPTGANMSNRSFPISDPICQTEEAPFAMVVISKFGVFDYILYGILTFMATVSLLVFLEECIYIYKKVPANKKSLIVWVNGAAPAIGTMSCLGMWFPRSTMFTDMFSGCYFAIVVFKFLILMVEEVGGDEAFLKRAGKYKLKISTGPCCCCCCCLPDVAITRRSLFLLKLGSFQFAVLKTAFTIFSIVLYTNGNYDIKKISADGDAIWINSFVGVLTITGLWPVGITFIHLKNTLRTIKIIPKYAMYQLLLILTQLQTAIINILGSNGTIACSPPFPSSIRGYMMSQQLLIMEMFIITMVTRLLYRRQYDPLPEEQDANENTRMTDLTQSP from the exons ATGGATGGAAAGGGGACCGAGACGGCACCGACGGGAGCCAACATGAGCAATAGATCCTTCCCTATCTCTGACCCGATATGTCAAACGGAGGAGGCTCCTTTCGCCATGGTTGTCATCAGCA AGTTTGGTGTCTTTGACTACATCCTGTACGGCATCTTGACCTTCATGGCAACAGTTTCTTTGCTGGTCTTCTTAGAGGAATGTATCTACATCTATAAGAAAGTACCTGCCAATAAGAAGAGTCTCATCGTCTGGGTGAATGGAGCAGCACCG GCGATTGGCACCATGTCATGTCTGGGGATGTGGTTCCCCAGATCTACCATGTTTACTGATATGTTCTCCGGCtg TTACTTTGCCATCGTGGTGTTCAAGTTCCTGATCCTGATGGTGGAAGAGGTGGGTGGCGACGAGGCGTTTTTGAAGCGTGCAGGAAAATATAAACTGAAGATCAGCACGGGGccttgttgctgctgctgctgttgcctgCCAGACGTGGCCATCACACG ACGCTCTCTCTTCCTGCTCAAACTTGGCTCCTTCCAGTTTGCCGTCCTGAAGACTGCCTTCACCATCTTTTCCATTGTTCTCTACACCAACGGCAACTATGATATAAAGAAA ATAAGCGCTGATGGAGATGCAATATGGATCAACAGTTTTGTAGGCGTCTTGACAATCACAGGTTTGTGGCCTGTTGGCATCACATTCATACACCTGAAGAACACCCTGCGAACAATAAAGATCATCCCGAAATACGCCATGTATCAG CTGCTCCTGATTCTTACCCAGCTGCAGACAGCTATTATCAACATCTTGGGCTCGAATGGCACCATCGCCTGCTCTCCACCTTTCCCCTCGTCGATCAGAGGATACA TGATGAGCCAGCAGCTGCTGATCATGGAGATGTTCATCATAACGATGGTAACACGGCTGCTCTATCGACGACAGTACGATCCTTTACCTGAAGAGCAGGATGCCAATGAAAACACCAGGATGACTGACTTAACACAGTCTCCATGA
- the pdk3a gene encoding pyruvate dehydrogenase (acetyl-transferring) kinase isozyme 3, mitochondrial translates to MRIFWSLLKNSNPKIEYYSRFSPSPLSIKQFLDFGRDNACEKTSFMFLRKELPVRLANTMREVNLLPDKLLSQPSVKLVQKWYMQSFVELLDYENRKPEDPHTLNDFLELLIEIRNRHNDVVPTMAQGVIEYKEKFGFDPFISSNVQYFLDRFYTNRISFRMLINQHTLLFGNDTNPAHPKHIGSIDPNCNVAEVVNDAYDTAKMLCEKYYSAAPELKIEEFNMKAPKRPIQVVYVPSHLFHMLFELFKNSMRATVELHENSKEGLPPVKTKVTLGKEDLSIKISDRGGGVPLRKIDRLFNYMYSTAPTPSLEPGAVPLAGFGYGLPISRLYARYFQGDLKLYSMEGVGTDAVIYLKALSSESFERLPVFNKSAWRHYKTSPEADDWSNPSKEPRDARSHVGHTVEGLDKSAEENVVKEAEPPGH, encoded by the exons ATGAGGATCTTCTGGTCTTTGCTGAAAAACAGCAACCCCAAAATCGAGTATTACTCCAGATTTTCACCGTCCCCGCTCTCCATCAAGCAGTTTTTGGATTTCG GCCGCGACAATGCATGTGAGAAAACGTCCTTCATGTTCCTGCGTAAGGAGCTGCCCGTACGGCTGGCCAACACCATGAGAGAGGTCAACCTTCTCCCCGATAAACTGCTTAGCCAGCCCTCTGTCAAACTAGTGCAAAAATG GTACATGCAGAGCTTTGTGGAGTTGCTCGATTACGAGAACAGAAAGCCAGAGGACCCTCATACTCTGAACGA tttcctGGAGCTTTTGATTGAGATCCGCAACCGCCACAACGATGTGGTTCCCACCATGGCTCAGGGGGTCATCGAGTACAAGGAGAAGTTCGGCTTCGACCCGTTCATCAGCAGCAACGTCCAGTATTTCCTGGACCGCTTTTACACCAATCGCATCTCGTTCCGCATGCTCATCAACCAGCACA CGCTCCTTTTTGGTAACGATACCAACCCAGCACATCCCAAACACATAGGCAGCATTGATCCGAACTGCAACGTGGCAGAAGTCGTCAATG ATGCTTACGACACTGCCAAGATGCTGTGCGAGAAGTACTACTCGGCCGCTCCTGAGCTCAAGATTGAGGAATTCAACA TGAAGGCTCCCAAAAGGCCCATCCAAGTGGTGTATGTGCCCTCTCATCTATTCCACATGTTATTTGAGCTCTTTAAG AACTCCATGAGAGCCACAGTGGAGCTTCATGAGAACAGTAAAGAGGGATTACCACCAGTGAAGACAAAAGTCACTCTGGGTAAAGAGGATCTCTCGATAAAG ATCAgcgacagaggaggaggagtccCTCTCAGGAAGATAGACCGTCTTTTCAACTATATGTACTCCACTGCCCCAACGCCGAGCCTGGAGCCAGGAGCTGTCCCGCTG GCTGGTTTTGGCTACGGTTTACCAATTTCCAGGCTGTATGCCCGATATTTCCAGGGGGATCTGAAGCTGTACTCTATGGAAGGAGTTGGCACGGATGCAGTCATCTATCTGAAG gCTCTGTCCAGTGAGTCCTTTGAGCGTCTGCCTGTCTTCAACAAGTCGGCGTGGAGGCATTATAAGACGAGCCCCGAGGCGGACGATTGGAGCAACCCCAGCAAAGAGCCACGTGATGCCA GAAGTCATGTGGGACACACAGTTGAGGGTTTGGATAAGTCGGCAGAGGAAAATGTGGTCAAAGAAGCAGAGCCTCCAGGGCACTGA